The segment CGATGACCTGAATGTCGAACTCTGGCTCGCGCCCGGCCTGGGCTGGCTGCCGGCCCGCATCCGCCTGACGCAGCCCAATGGCGACTACATCGACCAGCAGTGGCGTGGCAGCCAAAAGCCCTGAAAGGCCGTCCCGGCCCTTGAATTCGGCCTGGCCAGCGCCAACTGGGACGCAGGAACCTCTTCTCCTGTACGCCATGAACACCCTCTACAACTCGGACGACTTCATCGTGAACCACCTGCTGGCCACAGCGGAAGGTGAGGCCGTCGACGAAGCCGCGCAACCTGCGCTCCTGCGCCACGGCTTCGAGATCGTGGACAAGCGCGTCGGCAAGGGCATCTACCTGGACGGCTCCTGGGCCGAACTGTTCCAGCAGCGCCTGAGCGAATGGCAGCGCTCGACACCGACGCAGGAAGAAGTGGAAGACACCCTGGCGCAATACGCCGAACTGGCCACCATCTCGCTCCACGTGCATTGAGTCTTCGCCACCTGGGCGTGATTTAGTGCACATCCCGGTAGCCCGTCTGCAGGGACTTGGCACAAGCGTGACTTGGATCACTGACACACCGAGGGCTTTCCCTTACCTTCGGGTCCTGTCACCAGCCTTGTCCCGGAGTCCCCATGCGCCCCCCAACCCTGACCTTCCGCTCCCGCACCCGTCGTGGCCTCCTGCTCGCCGGGCTGCTCCTGCTGGCCGGCACGGTGCTGGCCCAGAACGGCGTCACACCCAGACAGATCCTGATCGGGCAGAGCATCACCCTGCAGGGCGGCAAGAACGAATACGGCAGCGCCGTGATGGACGGCGTCAACACCTACCTGCAGGACGTCAACGCCCGCGGCGGTGTCAACGGCCGCCAGATCGTGCTCAAGACCCTGGACGATGACAACAAGGGCAGCCAGGCCGAGGCCAATGCACGCGCCCTGATCGAACAGGACAAGGTCTTTGTCCTGTTCGGCTCCATCGAGGGCGGCCCGTCCACCGCGGTGATGAAGATCACCAACCAGCTGCAGGTGCCCTTCTTCGGTCCCATGGCCGGCTCGCCCACCCTGCGCCGGCCGCACCAGCCGCTGGTGTTTCCGGTGCGCGCCGAACACCGCGACGAATTCCGTGTGCTGCTGGAGTACCTCCGCTCCACCGGCGGCAAGCGCGTGGCCTTCTTCCGCGCGGACTCCGAGGTCGGCCTGCAGCACCTGGAGAATTTCAAGCGCCTGTGCCAGGAACTGGGCCTGGAACTGGTACTGGACCTGCCCTTCAAGTCCGACGTCAGCGACGAGCAACTCGCGGCCATGGCCGGCCGCATCGCCGCGGCGAACCTGCAGGGCGTGATCAACCACGGCAGTGCCGGCGTCTATGAAAAACTGATCCGGCAGACCCGCGCCAAGGGCAGTGCCACCCCCTTCATGGCCGTCAATTCAGGCTCGACCCAGCTGGCCCGCCACCTGGGCGAGATGGCGCACGGCATGCTGTTCGCCCAGGTGCTGCCCAGCCCCTGGGAACGCAAGACCGAGCTGACGCGCGAGTACCAGGAGGCCTTCAAACGCCTCAAGCCTGGCGTGGATTTTTCCTACGGCAGCCTGGAGGGTTACATGACGGCCAAGGCCCTGGTAGCCGCGCTGCGCGGGGCCGGGCCCAACCCGACGCGCGAGAGTTTCGTGTCGGGCATCTACAAGGCGGGCTCGCTCGACCTCACCGGCCTGCGTGCCGGCTACCAGCCCGGCGACCATGCCGGCCTGAAGCTGGTGGACCTGGCCCTCTACACCCGCGACAACCGCTTCCGGCACTAAGGTCTGCGGCGGCGCTGCTGCCAGTGGAACAGGGGATCGACCAGCACCAGCACCGCAAACAGCCGGCAGATCTGGAACACGGTCACCACCGGCGCGCCGAGCTGCAGCACCTTGGCGGTGATGGACATCTCCGCAATGCCGCCCGGTGCGGTGCCCAGCAACAGCGTGGCCGGGTGCAGGTCCGTGCCCAGCGACAACAGCCAGGCAAACCCCGCGCTCAGCCCGATCATGGCCAGCGTGCCCACGGCCACGGCGGCCAGCCAGCGCGGGGCGGTGTGCACAAAGGCCGGCGTGAAACGCACCCCCAGGCTGACCCCGATGAATAGCTGCGCGGCGTTGCTCAGCCAGCCCGGGATGCCGGTGAGCTCGATGCCCGCCAGGGTGAAGGCCATGGCCACCACCATCGGCCCCATGAACCAGGGGTTGGCACGGCCCAGGCGGTCCAGCAACCAGGCACCGGCGCTGGCCGCCAGCACCAGCAGCAACATGCCGCCGGGGCTGAAGGCGCGTCCCGCCGTGGCAGACCCGTCGATGCCCTGCCAGCCGCTGAACTGCATGCCAAAAGGCACGAGCACGGCCACGATGAGCAGGCGCAGGCTGTGCGACGCCGCCACCAGATCGGTACGGGCATGGGCACGCTCGGCCAGCAGCGTCATCTCGGAGGCGGCGCCGATGGCGCCGGCAAACCAGGTGGTGGCCTGGTTCAGGCCCGGCAGGTGACGCGCCTGCGTGCGCTGCAGCCACAGGCCGAACAGCCAGCCCAGCAGCAGGGCCCACACGATGCCTAGCAGCACCGCCCACCACAGGCCCAGCACCAGCGCGCCGACCTGCGGCGTGAAATACAGGCCCAGCGCCAGGCCGATGGTGCATTGCCCGATGTTGCGCAGCGGCGCCCAGCTGGTGGTCGATGCGCGCAGCATGCTGGCGGCCGCCGTGGCCAGCAGCGGGCCGATCATCCAGGGCAGGGGAATGCGCAGCCAGACACACAGCAGGGCTGCGGCCAGCGCCAGCAGCAGCGTGGCCACCACGCGGAGCAGGAAGGGAGAGGTCATGAAGCAGGCAGAAACTGCGCGTAGTATCGCCGCAAGCCAAGGAGCACCCATGAGTACCGAAGCGTCCACCCACTGCGTGGTGCAGACCACGCTGCCCAGCGAGGCCCAGGCGGCCGAACTGGCCCGCGCCATTGTGTCGGCCCGTCTGGGCGCCTGTGTGCAGCTCCAGGCCATCCGCAGTTTCTACGTCTGGCAGGAACGTGCGCACGACGAAGCCGAGTGGCTACTGGCCATCAAGACGCGCCGCGCGCTCTACCCGCAGCTGGAGGCGTGGCTGCTGGAGCACCACCCCTACGACACGCCGGAGATCATCTGCCTGCCCATCACGGCCGGTAGCAGCGCCTACCTGGACTGGGTGGACGGCCATACGAACTGAACCCTGCGACCAGCCCCGTCCAGGGACGGTCGCAGAAATTGGCGACAATTGAGGCCTGCTCCAGCCAAAAGCGGATGCAGGCCACTTTTCAACACACCAGCCACCCCGGTTTATGAGCCAGACCTACATCCTCACCTTCTCCTGCCCGGACCGCCTGGGCCTCGTCCACGCCATCTCCGGTTTCCTGCTCGAACGCGGTGGCAATATCGAAGAGGCCGCCCAGTACAACGATCACGCCACCGGCCTGTTCTTCATGCGCGTGCAGTTCTCCTGCGGCCAGGTGACGTACGAGGACCTGCAGGTGCAGCTCAAGCTCTTCGCCGAGCCCTACGCCATGCAGTGGAGCCTGCACGCAGCGGCCACGGCCATGCGCACCGTCATCTTTGTCAGCAAGGAAGGCCATTGCCTCAACGACCTGCTGTTCCGCTGGAAGATCGGCCTGCTGCCCATCGACATCCGCGCCATCGTCTCCAACCACCGCGAGTTCTACCAGCTGGCCGCCAGCTACAACGTGCCCTTCCACCACATCCCGGTGACGGCCGCCACCAAGGCGCAGGCCGAGGCCAAGCAATTTGAAGTGGTGCAGGCCGAAGGCGCCGAGCTGGTGGTGCTGGCGCGTTACATGCAGGTGCTCAGTGATGACCTGTGCCGCAAGCTCTCGGGCAAGGCCATCAACATCCACCACAGCTTCCTGCCCAGCTTCAAGGGCGCCAAGCCCTACTACCAGGCGCACGACCGCGGCGTGAAGCTGATCGGCGCCACCGCCCACTACGTGACGGCCGACCTGGACGAAGGCCCGATCATCGAGCAGGACGTGGCCCGCGTGGACCACAGCAAGACGGTGGAAGACCTGACGGCCATCGGCCGCGACACCGAGAGCCAGGTGCTGGCCCGCGCCGTGAAGTGGCACAGCGAGCACCGCGTGCTGCTCAATGGGCACAAGACGGTGATCTTCAAGTAAGCGCGGCACAACCCAAGCAAAACGCCCCGGGCCTTGCGGCCACGGGGCGTTTTGTTTTCAGGACAGAAAAACTCAGGCCGCGGCCGCGACCTTTTCCTTGAAGCCCAGCTTGTCCAGCGCGCCCGCCAGTTGCGCCACGCTGCGGTCCGGGTTGTGCAGCTTGTCCAGACCGAACAGGCCGACGCGGAAGGTGCTGAAGTCGGCCGGCTCGTCGCACTGCAGCGGCACGCCACCGGCCGTCTGCAAGCCCAGGGCCAGGAATTTCTTGCCGTTCTGGATCTCGGGGTCGGTGGTGTAGCTCACCACGACGCCCGGCGCCTTGAAGCCGTCGGCAGCCACGCTGACGAAGCCGCGGGCCTCCAGCAGGTCGCGCACCTTGGCGCCCAGGGTGATCTGCTCCTGCTTGACCTTGTCGAAGCCATAGGCCTTGGTCTCGCGCATCACCTCGTCCAGGCGCGTGAGGGCGTCGGTAGGCATGGTGGTGTGGTACATGTGGCCACCGTTTTCGTAGGCCTCCATGATCTGCAGCCACTTCTTCAGGTCGGCCGCGAAGCTGGTGCTGGTGGTGCCGTCGATGGCGGCACGGGCGCGCTCGCTGAGCATGACCATGGCGCAGGCGGGGGAGCCGCTCCAGCCCTTTTGCGGGGCGCTGACCAGGATGTCCACGCCGGTGGCCTGCATGTCGACCCACATGCAGCCGGAGGCGATGCAGTCCAGCACGAACAGGCCGCCGACTTCATGCACGGCGTCGGTGACCTTGCGCAGGTAGTCGTCGGGCAGCATCATGCCGGCGGCGGTTTCCACGTGCGGGGCGAACACCACGTCGGGCTTCTGGGCCTTGATGGTGGCGACCACTTCCTCGACCGGGCAGGGGATCCAGGCGGCCTGGGAACCGGTGCCCACGCGACGGGCCTTGAGCACCGTGGACGAGGCCGGGATGCCGCCCATGTCGAAGATCTGGGTCCAGCGGTAGCTGAACCAGCCATTGCGGATGACCAGGGTCTTCTTGCCGGTGGCGAACTGGCGCGCCACGGCTTCCATGCCGAAGGTACCGCTGCCGGGCACCAGCACGGAAGACTTGGCTTTGTAGACTTCCTTGAGGATGCCGGAGATGTCCTTCATCACGCCCTGGAAGCGCTTGGACATGTGATTGAGGGCGCGGTCGGTGTAGACCACCGAGAACTCGAGCAGTCCATCGGGATCCACGTTGGGCAGAAGACCTGGCATATATAACTCCGTTGTTTCAGGACACTGAATTGGCCATTTTCTCACCAAGCCGGATCGGGCGGGCGGGCGCCCAGTCCGGGTTGAATTGCGTAGGGCCTTGGGGCCAGAGCATCACCACGGTAGACCCGAGGAGAAAACGGCCCATTTCCGCACCTTTTTTGAGCTCAATACCCTGACCCTCATAGTGCCATTCGGTCACGGTGGGCCGGCGTGGCGGGTTGACCAGACCGTGCCAGACCGTGGCCATGCTGCCCACGATGGTGGCGCCCACCAGCACCAGGGCCAGGGGGCCGTGGGCCGTGTTGAAAATGCAGACCACGCGCTCGTTGCGGGCAAACAGGCCGGGCACACCACGCGCCGTGGTGGGGTTGACCGAGAACAGTTCACCCGGCACATAGATCATGCGCGTGAGCGTCCCGTCACAGGGCATGTGGATGCGGTGGTAGTCGCGCGGGCTCAGGTACAAGGTGGCGAAGTGGCCGTTCTCGAACTGCGCCGCCAGCGCGGCGTCGCCGCCCACCAGGGCCTGCGTGCTGTAACGGTGGCCCTTGGCCTGGAAGATCTGGTCGCGCTCGATCGCGCCGAACTGGCTGATCGCGCCGTCCACCGGGCAGACCCAGTGGGCGTCAGCCAGCGGGCGGGCGCCGTCTTTCAGGGCGCGCGTGAAGAATTCGTTGAACGTGGGGTAGCTGGCCGGCTCGGGGTTGGCGGCCTCGGCCATGTTCACGTCGTAGCGGCGGATGAAACGACGGATGATGGCCGTGGTCACGCCCCCCATGGCGGAACCGGCGACCAGGCCGGCAAAGGAGGTGATGGCCTTTTTAGGCAGCAGGTACTGGGGCAGCACCGCAAGACGGTCGGACATGGGCAGCTGCCGCAGGAGCGAGAGTAAGGGAGAGACGAATTATAGGGAAGCGGGTCTGCCCGCGGGCGCTGGCTGGGCCTAGAATGTTCTTCATGAATGCTCCCGCCTCCACCCCGCAGATCGACGCCCTGCAACGTGCTGAAACCCAGTCGCGGGTGGTGCAGGCCCTGGGCTCGGTGTTGCCCGCCCATGCCCTGCTCTGGCAGGCCGAGGACACCACCCCCTACGAATGCGACGGCCTCACGGCCTACCGCCAGCGCCCGCTGGTGGTGGCCCTGCCCGAGACCGAGGCCCAGGTGCAGGGCGTGCTCAAGGCCTGCCACGCCCTGGGCGTGCCGGTGGTGGCGCGCGGCGCCGGCACCGGCCTGTCGGGTGGCGCCATGCCCCACGCCATGGGCGTGACGCTCTCGCTGGCCAAGTTCAACCAGATCCTGAAGATCGACCCGGTCAGCCGCACGGCCGTGGTCCAGGCCGGCGTGCGCAATCTGGCCATCAGCGAGGCCGCCGCGCCCTACAAGCTCTATTACGCGCCCGATCCGTCCAGCCAGATCGCCTGCACCATCGGCGGCAACGTGGCCGAGAACTCGGGCGGTGTGCACTGCCTCAAGTACGGCCTGACCGTGCACAACGTGCTGAAAGTGCGTGGTTACACGGTGGCGGGCGAGCCCATCGAATTCGGCTCCGAGGCGCTGGACGTGCCAGGTTACGACCTGCTCAGCGTTTTCATCGGCAGCGAAGGCATGCTGGCCGTGACGGTGGAAGTCACCGTGCGCTTGGTGCCCAAGCCGCAGCTGGCACGCTGCATCATGGCGAGCTTCGACGACGTGCGCAAGGCTGGCGACGCGGTGGCCGCGGTGATTGCCGCGGGCATCATTCCGGCCGGGCTGGAGATGATGGACCAGCCCATGACGGCAGCGGTGGAAGATTTTGTGCACGCGGGTTACGACCTGAACGCCGCCGCCATCCTGCTGTGCGAGAGCGACGGCACACCCGAAGAGGTGGAAGAGGAAATCGGCCGCATGAGCGAGGTGCTGCGCAAGGCTGGCGCCACGGCCATTGCGGTCAGCCGCGACGAGGCCGAGCGCCTGCGCTACTGGAGCGGGCGCAAGAATGCCTTCCCGGCCAGCGGCCGCCTGGCGCCAGACTATATGTGCATGGACTCGACCATCCCGCGCAAGCGCCTGGCCGACATCCTGCTGGCCATCCAGGAGATGGAGCAGAAATACGCGCTGCGCTGCCTCAACGTCTTCCACGCCGGCGACGGCAACCTGCACCCGCTGATCCTCTTCGATGCGAATGACGCGGACCAGCTGCACCGCTGCGAACTCTTCGGCGCCGACATCCTGGAAACCAGCGTGGCCATGGGCGGCACAGTGACCGGCGAGCACGGCGTGGGCGTGGAGAAGCTCAACTCCATGTGCGTGCAGTTCAGCACCGAGGAAAACGCGCAGATGCTGGCCCTCAAGCGCGCCTTCGATCCGCAGGGCACGCTCAATCCCGGCAAGGTCATCCCCACCCACAACCGTTGCGCCGAGTACGGCAAGATGCTGGTGCGCGGCGGCAAGATCAGCCACCCCGACCTGCCGCGCTTCTAGGATGTCAGCCCCCAAGCTCCCTGTGGTCGCGTCCCCCCGAGGGGGAATCGACCTCCTTGGGAACGGCCCGGCGGAGGTCTGATGCAAGCCCTGCGCGGATTTGCCTGGCTGCTGGTCCTGCAATCCGCCGGGGAACTGCTCTCGCACGGCCTGCGCCTGCCCTTTCCCGGCCCGGTCGTGGGCCTGGTGCTGCTGCTGGCCGCCCTGAACTTCGAGGCCGTGCGCACACCGGTGGCCGCCTGTGCCGACTTCCTGCTGGCCCACCTCTCCCTGCTCTTCGTGCCGGTGGGCGTGGGCGTGATGACGCACCTGGGCCTGATCGGCGAATACGGCGGACGCATGCTCGCCGTCATCGTGCTCTCGACCTGGATCGGCCTGGCCGTCACCGCCCTGGTGCTGCGCGCGCTGATGAAACAGCAGGCCCGGCAGAAGTAAGCTCATGCAGAACTTCGTCCAGCTCTGGGTCTACCTCTCCAGCACGCCGCTGTTCGGCCTGACGGCCACCATGGCGGTCTACGTGCTGGCGCATGCCTTCTACACCGCACGCCAGCAGGCGCCCTGGGCCAACCCGGTGCTGTGGACCGTGGTGGTCATCGCCGGCGTGCTGCTGCTCACCGGCATCCCCTACCCCACCTATTTCTCGGGGGCACAGTTCATCCACTTCCTGCTCGGGCCTGCCGTGGTGGCGCTGGCCTGGCCGCTGTGGCAGCGCCGCGTGGAATTGCGCGCGCGCTGGGCCCCGCTGCTGCTGGCGGCCCTCATCGGCGGCGCAGCCGCGGCCGGCTCAGCCTGGGCGCTGGGCCTGACCTTCGGCCTGCCCGCCGACGTGGTGCTGTCCATGACCACCAAGTCGGTCACGGCGCCGGTGGCCATGGGCGTGGCCGAAAAGATCGGCGGAATCCCCGCGCTGGCCGCGGTATTCGCCGTGCTCACCGGCATCATCGGCGCCCTGAGCGGCAAGTACCTGTTCGACCTGCTGCGCATTTCCACCACGCAAGCCGGCTGGATGGCGCGCGGTTTTGCCCTGGGCACCACCTCGCACGGCCTGGGCGCGGCGCGCGCACTGCAGGTCAATGCCGATGCCGGCGCCTACGCGGGCCTGGCCCTGGGCCTGCAGGTGGTGCTGGCCTCGTTGCTGATCCCGCTGGTGTTCCGGCTCTGGGGCTGATCAGGCAGCCTCGCCTTTCTCCAGGCTGTAGCGGTTGCGCCCCAGGCCCTTGGCGGCATACAGCTGCTCGTCGGCGCGGCGCATCAGTTCACGCGGCACCACCGGTACGTCGCCGGCCTGGACCGCCACGCCGATGCTGGTGGTGACCGCGACGCTCCGGTCCTCCAGGATGAAAGGCTCCTGCATGGCTTGCACGATGTTCTCCGCCACCCGGGCGGCGGACAGCGGGCTGTCGATCTCTTCCAGCAGGATCGCAAACTCGTCGCCGCCCAGCCGCACCACCGTATCGGTGGCGCGCAGGATCTTGGAAAGCCGGCCACCGAAGCCCTGCAGCAGCAGGTCCCCCGTCAGGTGGCCCAGCTGGTCGTTGATCTGCTTGAAACGGTCGATGTCCAGGTACATCACGGCCAGGCAGGACTGCGTGGCCTGGGCATGCTGGAGCGCATCGCGCAGCCGGCTGTCGAAGCCCGAGCGGTTGAGCAGCCCGGTCAGCGGATCGCGCTGGCTCAGCGCGATCAGGCGCCGCTCTTCCAGTTTCTGGCCCGTGGTGTCGGTGATGATGCAGACAAAACCCACGACGCTGTGGCCATCCTCGGCAAACTGCGGCACGTAGTCGGAGCGGTAGCTGCGGTAGCCTTCGGCCGTGGTCAGTTCGCCGTCGAAACTGACGGCCTCCCCCTGCAGGGCCCGCAGGATATAGGGCTCGACCTTCTGGTAGGCCACCTCGCCCAGCATCTCGCGCACCGTGCGCCCGTACCAGGCCTGGCGCGGCCGGGCAAAGGCCTTTTCATAGGCCAGGTTGACGAAGCGGTAGCACTGCGCATGGTCCACATAGGACACCCGCATCGGCATTCGATCCGTGATGCTGACGAGCAGGCGCTCGTTCTGGTGCAGGGCCGCTTCCGCCTGCCGCGCCGCCGTGATGTCCGTCCCCAGGGTGTAGAAACCCAGGACCGTGCCGGTCTGCTCGTCCCGGCGCGGCACCAGGTGGAACTGCAGCACGCGCCCCCCGGGCACTTCCGTGATCTGACGCTCGTACTCGACGGCTTCGCCGCGCAGGGCTGCCTGCAGCCTGGGCATCACGGCCCGGGTGACCTCCTCGGGATAGGCCTCCTCAAACCGGTGATTGATCAGCTGCTGCTTGTCCAGCCCCATCCATTGCTCATAACGGCGGTTCACGAAACGGAAGCGCAGGTCGGCCCCCGTTTCGGCGATCAGGGCCGGCACGTTGTCGGCGATGGCGCGCAGGCGCTGCTCGTTCTCGCGCAGGGCCGCCTCGACCTTGCGGTTCTCGGTGATGTCGAAACCGATGGCATA is part of the Rhodoferax sp. BAB1 genome and harbors:
- a CDS encoding DUF3567 domain-containing protein, yielding MNTLYNSDDFIVNHLLATAEGEAVDEAAQPALLRHGFEIVDKRVGKGIYLDGSWAELFQQRLSEWQRSTPTQEEVEDTLAQYAELATISLHVH
- a CDS encoding ABC transporter substrate-binding protein; translated protein: MRPPTLTFRSRTRRGLLLAGLLLLAGTVLAQNGVTPRQILIGQSITLQGGKNEYGSAVMDGVNTYLQDVNARGGVNGRQIVLKTLDDDNKGSQAEANARALIEQDKVFVLFGSIEGGPSTAVMKITNQLQVPFFGPMAGSPTLRRPHQPLVFPVRAEHRDEFRVLLEYLRSTGGKRVAFFRADSEVGLQHLENFKRLCQELGLELVLDLPFKSDVSDEQLAAMAGRIAAANLQGVINHGSAGVYEKLIRQTRAKGSATPFMAVNSGSTQLARHLGEMAHGMLFAQVLPSPWERKTELTREYQEAFKRLKPGVDFSYGSLEGYMTAKALVAALRGAGPNPTRESFVSGIYKAGSLDLTGLRAGYQPGDHAGLKLVDLALYTRDNRFRH
- a CDS encoding AbrB family transcriptional regulator yields the protein MTSPFLLRVVATLLLALAAALLCVWLRIPLPWMIGPLLATAAASMLRASTTSWAPLRNIGQCTIGLALGLYFTPQVGALVLGLWWAVLLGIVWALLLGWLFGLWLQRTQARHLPGLNQATTWFAGAIGAASEMTLLAERAHARTDLVAASHSLRLLIVAVLVPFGMQFSGWQGIDGSATAGRAFSPGGMLLLVLAASAGAWLLDRLGRANPWFMGPMVVAMAFTLAGIELTGIPGWLSNAAQLFIGVSLGVRFTPAFVHTAPRWLAAVAVGTLAMIGLSAGFAWLLSLGTDLHPATLLLGTAPGGIAEMSITAKVLQLGAPVVTVFQICRLFAVLVLVDPLFHWQQRRRRP
- the cutA gene encoding divalent-cation tolerance protein CutA gives rise to the protein MSTEASTHCVVQTTLPSEAQAAELARAIVSARLGACVQLQAIRSFYVWQERAHDEAEWLLAIKTRRALYPQLEAWLLEHHPYDTPEIICLPITAGSSAYLDWVDGHTN
- the purU gene encoding formyltetrahydrofolate deformylase, producing the protein MSQTYILTFSCPDRLGLVHAISGFLLERGGNIEEAAQYNDHATGLFFMRVQFSCGQVTYEDLQVQLKLFAEPYAMQWSLHAAATAMRTVIFVSKEGHCLNDLLFRWKIGLLPIDIRAIVSNHREFYQLAASYNVPFHHIPVTAATKAQAEAKQFEVVQAEGAELVVLARYMQVLSDDLCRKLSGKAINIHHSFLPSFKGAKPYYQAHDRGVKLIGATAHYVTADLDEGPIIEQDVARVDHSKTVEDLTAIGRDTESQVLARAVKWHSEHRVLLNGHKTVIFK
- a CDS encoding aminotransferase class V-fold PLP-dependent enzyme, with protein sequence MPGLLPNVDPDGLLEFSVVYTDRALNHMSKRFQGVMKDISGILKEVYKAKSSVLVPGSGTFGMEAVARQFATGKKTLVIRNGWFSYRWTQIFDMGGIPASSTVLKARRVGTGSQAAWIPCPVEEVVATIKAQKPDVVFAPHVETAAGMMLPDDYLRKVTDAVHEVGGLFVLDCIASGCMWVDMQATGVDILVSAPQKGWSGSPACAMVMLSERARAAIDGTTSTSFAADLKKWLQIMEAYENGGHMYHTTMPTDALTRLDEVMRETKAYGFDKVKQEQITLGAKVRDLLEARGFVSVAADGFKAPGVVVSYTTDPEIQNGKKFLALGLQTAGGVPLQCDEPADFSTFRVGLFGLDKLHNPDRSVAQLAGALDKLGFKEKVAAAA
- the asd gene encoding archaetidylserine decarboxylase (Phosphatidylserine decarboxylase is synthesized as a single chain precursor. Generation of the pyruvoyl active site from a Ser is coupled to cleavage of a Gly-Ser bond between the larger (beta) and smaller (alpha chains). It is an integral membrane protein.) translates to MSDRLAVLPQYLLPKKAITSFAGLVAGSAMGGVTTAIIRRFIRRYDVNMAEAANPEPASYPTFNEFFTRALKDGARPLADAHWVCPVDGAISQFGAIERDQIFQAKGHRYSTQALVGGDAALAAQFENGHFATLYLSPRDYHRIHMPCDGTLTRMIYVPGELFSVNPTTARGVPGLFARNERVVCIFNTAHGPLALVLVGATIVGSMATVWHGLVNPPRRPTVTEWHYEGQGIELKKGAEMGRFLLGSTVVMLWPQGPTQFNPDWAPARPIRLGEKMANSVS
- a CDS encoding FAD-linked oxidase C-terminal domain-containing protein, with product MNAPASTPQIDALQRAETQSRVVQALGSVLPAHALLWQAEDTTPYECDGLTAYRQRPLVVALPETEAQVQGVLKACHALGVPVVARGAGTGLSGGAMPHAMGVTLSLAKFNQILKIDPVSRTAVVQAGVRNLAISEAAAPYKLYYAPDPSSQIACTIGGNVAENSGGVHCLKYGLTVHNVLKVRGYTVAGEPIEFGSEALDVPGYDLLSVFIGSEGMLAVTVEVTVRLVPKPQLARCIMASFDDVRKAGDAVAAVIAAGIIPAGLEMMDQPMTAAVEDFVHAGYDLNAAAILLCESDGTPEEVEEEIGRMSEVLRKAGATAIAVSRDEAERLRYWSGRKNAFPASGRLAPDYMCMDSTIPRKRLADILLAIQEMEQKYALRCLNVFHAGDGNLHPLILFDANDADQLHRCELFGADILETSVAMGGTVTGEHGVGVEKLNSMCVQFSTEENAQMLALKRAFDPQGTLNPGKVIPTHNRCAEYGKMLVRGGKISHPDLPRF
- a CDS encoding CidA/LrgA family protein is translated as MQALRGFAWLLVLQSAGELLSHGLRLPFPGPVVGLVLLLAALNFEAVRTPVAACADFLLAHLSLLFVPVGVGVMTHLGLIGEYGGRMLAVIVLSTWIGLAVTALVLRALMKQQARQK
- a CDS encoding LrgB family protein — protein: MQNFVQLWVYLSSTPLFGLTATMAVYVLAHAFYTARQQAPWANPVLWTVVVIAGVLLLTGIPYPTYFSGAQFIHFLLGPAVVALAWPLWQRRVELRARWAPLLLAALIGGAAAAGSAWALGLTFGLPADVVLSMTTKSVTAPVAMGVAEKIGGIPALAAVFAVLTGIIGALSGKYLFDLLRISTTQAGWMARGFALGTTSHGLGAARALQVNADAGAYAGLALGLQVVLASLLIPLVFRLWG